ATGATAATTGCTGAACAGGGGGTCCCCCGTCATCGAAGAAAATATTCAAAAAAGCCCTTGAATTTTTTTGAATTTGATCGGTGAAGGGTTATGATAATATGTGAAAAAATCGTAACAGTGAGTGCAAGAAATGTAACATAGCAAGGCGGGAACGCTGCATTGAAGTTCACGGGAGAACGATTTTTCAAAGCAAAATATCATGGCATATCTATTGCTCTTTAGGACTGAATACAATACAGAGTTCATTCGGGATGATGTGGGACGTGGATGCAGAGGATTGCTTACAAATTTCAAACTTTCTGAGGAAGACTTCGATTCCCGAATATATTCGGTCAGGACTTTAGGAAATGCCTCTGTCATAGAGCTCGATAAAGGAGCAATATGAAATTTCAATGTATTCGATGCCAAATCACCTGGGGAGAGGGAAACCCGGAAATCGAAGGGTATTCCCACGGATTATGTAAATACTGTTTGAAGGAGGCTCTGACTCCTCTTTACCGAAATAGGCAGACAAAGGAGGGCAACTTCGACTGTTTCGGTAAGGCCTGTGGATTTTGCGATCAATACACCTGCAAGTACCGAGATCTTTGCCTTTCAAACATTTAGAACCTATCCAGAAACCACCTGTGGACTTTGCGACACCCCCCTTGGTCCCCCCTCGAGGGGATTGGCGTCAGGTTAAGAATGTTTTCCTTCCATTCTGAAGACTTACATTTAAATGTGTCCATCAGTTAAATGAGGTCTTCAGAAGGAGGAAAAACAAATGAAGGACAGCCAATTGATTCCTGTTGAAAACATGGACATTAAACTCGATGACGCAACTCTTTTGCTCAAAGCCAAAGAAACTGGCTTCATGAAGCGCATCAGAAAGTTTAATCCATTCGATTTCATAAAGGCTCTCTGCCTTATGACTCTCTACAGCACAGTCAGTCTTGAAGTATTTGCCACAATTCTGGGGTTTGTTGCAGGCTCTTGCATCTCAAAGCAATCCCTCTGGGAGAGGATAACCCCCAAATGTGTTGCTTTTGTGCGCTCAGTGCTCATGTCACTCATGTTTAGAGCATCCAGCCTGGAACCTCTCACAGCCAAAGGGGCATTCAGTCGTTTCAAGAGGGTTCTCCTCCAGGACAGCACTACCATTAACCTGCCCGAGAGTCTGGTTCGTTTCTTCCCCGGCTCAGGTAATCAGACGGGAAAGGTGCAAGCAATCATGAAAATTCAAGTCATCCATGATTTGCTCTCGCAGACTTGCCTTCATTTTGGGTTAAGTGGTTTTAGAAGAAACGATCAGAAAGCCTCTGCCGATATTCTTAACTTTGCCAGGCCAGGGGATCTTGTCATCCGAGATCTTGGCTATTTCGTTCTCAACATATTTAGATTATTTACCCGTCAAGGAATCTACTTCCTTACTCCCTATCAGCATAATGTTAATTATTATACAGAAGATGGAGAAAGACTCGATCTCCTTAAACTTCTCAAAAAACATCCTATTGTGGATACCATGATTGTAGCAGGAGCTACGGAGAGACTGCCGGTTAGACTCGTAGCCTCCCCTGTGCCTGCAAACATTGCCCAGATAAGGCGAAGAAAGCTCCTCAAGAAGGACAGAAGGTCCAATCCTACGAAAGAGCAACTCGAACTCCTTGGATGGGATATATTCCTCAGCAATGTTGGGGAGGATATCTGGGATAGCCTGACTGCATGCAGAATCTATGGCATCCGTTGGAGAATAGAGATTCTCTTTAAAGCATGGAAGAGTCACTTCCACCTCAACTCTTTGCCCCAGAAGGGGAGCAAGAGCTATATCGAGCTTCTTGTCTACTCAAGGCTTGTCTTCATCACTCTCTTTCAGTCTTTCTTTGCAGAATTCAGCGCATATGCTTATGCCACTGAGGGCAAACATCTCAGTCTTTTGAAATTTGCTCAGTTTATCCAAGAACATATCTGGGCTCTTATCCTTTTATTCCACTCATCTCAGATGCCAAATCTTTTCCTTGAACAGCTACTCAGGCATTGTGCCTATGAATCACGTCATGAAAGGAAAAACTACCATGAAAAACTCTCTAATTTCTTAACCTGACGCCAATCCCCTCGAGGGGGGAATTAAAGGGGGGTGTCCGCTGCCGGGGTAGGTTTTCGGATAGGCTCTTAGTACATGCCCACACAAAGGGGTGCACAAAATTCCATCCGTCATTCTCCTGAAGGCGGGAATGACGGACTGGAAATTTATCGCTTATTTGCGTGGAGCTGCACTGAGAAAGAATCGTATATCAATCTGGATTCGCACAAAAGATTTTAAACCTCCTGTATTTCCACTCGAAGCTCCCCGTTTCTCAAGGGATACAAATAACCGGCTTGCGAAAATCCCTACTTTGCACAGTCAGTTAATAACCGGGATCTTTGGGAAGATGTGGTCTCTTCCAGAATGAAGAGTTCGTTTGTCTTTGCGAACTCCAAAAGGAACTTTCCCAAGACGACTTCCTGCGTATGATATTGGAGGATTGCCTCACGTTTAGCCTCTACTTCCCGGGGGAGCAGGGAAAATGAGACCCAATTGGCCTGTTTGTCGGGAAAGTCTTTGGGCGGGGGAGGAAAAGAGCCGTCGCCCGTTTCCTTGCCCGAAGGCCAAGAACCAAAGTGGATCAAAAAGGCAAGCACCTCGGGCTTAATGGAGGGGTTTTTCTTTTGCAGTTCTTTCAATGAATCAAAAAAGAAATGGTATGTCGAACAATGATCAGGATGCATGTCCTCTGGTGGAGTCAAAGCCACCAGGGTAGGCCGAAATTCGATCAGTAAGCGCTTGATCTCTTTCTTTAAGTCTTCTCCATCATAGTCTGTGTGGGGCACGATAATCTCGGATGACGGCGGACGATTTTCTTTGGTGAAAGGAGACGTGTAGACCGTGGGGTCGGAGCGGAACGCCAGGAGCAGCTGACACAGTCCACCGTCCGGAAAACCGAGGAAAGACAGATCCTCCTTCTTTACCCCCAAAATGGCGAGGGCCTTCCTGGCCTCCTCCTCCCGTTCTCTGCCATAGCTGCGAAAGTCCTTCGCTGTTGGATGTGTGACGTGATTCTCACGCTCTACCCCTTCGAGATAGCCGTCCCCGCTTGTCATGAAGACAATTCTGACCTTCCCGCCTGCGCCAAGAACCCGCTGAATCAGCCCCCCTGCTCCAATGGTTTCATCGTCAGGGTGAGGAGAAAAGACCATAAGCCGCGTCTCATGCGAAATAAATGATTCTACCGTTTTGGTTTCCGCTGCATGAGCATGGGGAGCAATAAGCATACAAAGAATAACGACTATCGTCCAAAATTCCTGCCGCACTGCGTGTGACCTCCCAACTTAAAGCCTATCCGCCCCCCCCTGTAGACTTTGTGCCCCCCCTTGGTCCCCCCTCGAGAGGGGAATTGAAGGGGGTGTCCGCTGCCGAGGAAGATTTTCGGATAGGCTCTTAGGTTCTGTTGACATTTGATGAAAGTTCCACATTTTCAGATAGATGCTTGATCTGCCTCGAAGCGCTCCTTTCCGGTGCAATGCCTTATGGATTCGGTCTCTACGAGAACGTTCCGATCTGAAATGTCAACAGCGCCTAGACAATGGGAGAAACCTCATGCCCTTCCGTAAGCCATATCCCTATAAGCTCTGAAACATTGGAACAAAAAATGGTCTGGATGCACAACCTTTTTTTGTCGAATCCTTCCGAACGGCCAAGACAAGCATTAGTTTATATTTGTGAACTCATTTAGAGCCTATTCGAAAATCTATCCTCGGCAAGCGGCCTCCCCTTCCATTTCCCCCCAAGGGGGGAGGACTGAGGGAGTGTTTCAAAGCCCGGAGGAGGCTTCCGGATAGGTCCCTGTTTGCAGAAAAGCAAAACCACTCTTGGCGAGAAAGAATGATTTTTAGCCAAGATTTGATTTTTCGAGATGAATGGAGGAGGTTTCTATGGAATTAGGATCAATTATCCCTATGGCGTCTGAAAAAGGATGCGATTGTTGCGAGACGGGTGACGCAGAAAGAGATAAAAACGGTGAACCTTTTGGATGCGCCCAGAGGAAAATGATTTTTACCCGCAGAGAAGAAGAGGTTTTGAGGCGCATTCGTGAAGCCCGCGAGGAAGCCAAAAGCGTGAAGGCAAAAATCGACTATATCGCGGAACACGAATCCTCCAATATGGAAGCATGGAAAAAAGCCAACAAAAAACTCGAGGAATTGAGACGCCTGCGGTGGGAACTGGAAAAAGAACGCATCGAGGCCGCCCACGAGCGAATGGTCCTCCTGGGACATGCCTGACCGGATTTCATGCCTCTATTTCTTTCCACTTCTTCTTGATATTGGAATCGTTCAAAAGTCCGGAGATATTCTTCTCTCCTCCGGGCTTTTGACAAGAAAAAAGGCTCATGGTTCATAGCTCATGGTTCATGATAACATCGCTTTTCAAAAGCGTTTCCCACTTTCCCTATCGCCTTGCACCTCTTTGTTTTTTTCATTTTTCGTTGAGGCCGTTCCGGTCATGGGGGGGTATTTGAAACAGAGCAGCCGGTCGACTCTCTTTAAGTGCTTTGCAGACATTGATGTCGGCAGCGAAGATCCCGATGAAATCATCTGAGCATGAGGCAGAGAAAGAAAAAGGACAGCGGCAGGTGCTGAAAACCGCACAAGGTCATTGATTTTTGACTTGCAGTCGATTAATTTTATAACCTCTTGAACGTTGATTTGCCCAAGTACTGAAAAACAATTCGATGGCCGGGGGGGTGCTCTCCCAGAGAGAGCTGAGATCATACCCTTGGAACCTGATCCAGATCATACTGGCGGAGGAATCGGCAAACGAGACAGCAATTCTCGGCAGGCCGTTTTTCCGAAACGGCCTTTTTTTATTTCTGGTTCTAATTCTTATGATGGATCTCAGTCTAAGCTACACCTCACTTCGACAGAACCCAAAGAGGAAATCATGCCTACACAACTGGATTACGCAAAAGACGGTGTTGTTACTGAAGAGATGAAGCAGGCAGTCATCGGGGAACCCATTACCGCGGAAGAACTGCGGGAACGGATTGCCCAGGGACATGCGGTGCTTCCCAAAAATATCAATCACTCCTTCCCGATCTTGCGCGCCATTGGCCGAGGTTTGAAAACCAAGGTGAACGCCAACCTGGGAAGCAGCGGCGAATGCTATATGATGGACCTGGAAGACGCGAAACTGAAAGCGGCTTTGAAGGCCAAAACCGACTCCATCATGGATCTTTCCACGGGTGGAAATCTTGGAGGATTGCGGCAATACTTTTTGGAACACTCCACCGTCATGGTCGGGGCGGTCCCCATTTACGCTCTGGCCACGGAAATGGTCTGCAACCATCAGCCTCTTGACAAGATGGATGGAGATCAGCTGCTGAAAAGCATCGAAAAACAGTGCAGGGAAGGTCTGGATTACATCACCGTACACTGCGGCGTGACCCTGGCGTCCGTGAAAAAGCTCGAGAGCTTCGAACGCATCATGCCCTGTGTGAGCCGCGGAGGCTCCATCCACATGCACTGGATGCGTGCCAACCGCAAGGAAAATCCCCTCTACGAAAACTTTGACGATCTGCTGGAAATCGCTCACAAGTACGATGTGACCCTCAGCCTTGGAGACGGTTTCAGGCCTGGGACCATCATGGATGCCACGGATGGAGCTCAGCTGGAGGAGCTGATGATCCTCGGCGAACTGGCCAAACGCGCCCGCGCCCGCGGTGTTCAGACCATGATCGAAGGCCCAGGGCATGTACCTTTCCACCAGATCCAGGCCAACATGCAGCTGCAGAAAAAGCTCTGTGACGGAGCCCCTTTCTATATTCTCGGCCCCTTGCCCACAGACATCGCCGCGGGCTACGACCACATCACCGCAGCCATCGGAGGCGCTTTGGCCGGTTCCGCAGGGGCCGATTTCATCTGTTACGTGACCCCCGCCGAACATTTGGGCCTCCCTAATGCCGATGACGTCTATCAAGGGGTAATGGCTTCACGCATAGCCGCTCACGTGGCGGACATCGCAAAAGGGCTGCCGGGTGCCATGGATGCAGACCGGAGAATCTCAGAAGCACGGCAGAAACTGGATTGGGAAGGAGTGATCCGGGAATCGCTGGATCCCGACCTGGTGAGGGAACGCATCCAGATCACCGAAGACCGGGAAGCTTGCAGCATGTGTGGAAAGCTCTGTGCGGTCAAAATCAGCCGTCTGATTTAGAACCTATCCAGAAACCACCTGTGGACTTTGCGACACCCCCCGTGGTCCCCCCTCGAGGGGGGAATTAAAGGGGGGTATCCGCTGCCGAGGTAGGTTTTCGGATAGGCTCTTAGTTGTTTCTATGAGAAAACGCGGGGTAGCGGTATCCTCATCCGCCTGCCCCGGAATTCGCTTTTTGTGAACCCCTCTCCGAAATTTTCCGCCCCCGGAGTGTCGCTGTTGAAATCCCCGTTTACCGCAGAGGCACACAAAGAGTGCACAGGAATTCTCTAAAAATTCCAAAATCTTCTCCGTGCCCTCCGTGTCTCCGTGGTGAAGAAGAGGGTATTGGAATCCGCCGGCTCCCTCATGACCAAAAAAGCCTTTTCCACCAGGGCCGACCGGCTTTGAGACGTTCCACCTCGAGCTCCAGTTCCCGAATACGCTTTTGAGTATGCTCCAGTTCATAGTCTTTCCATTCCGTTTCGAGCAATATTTCTTTGACTTCCTCTAGCTCCCGGTCTTTCGCTTTGAGCTCCAGTTGCTTCGCTTCGAGATCTCTTTTATATTGTTCAACGAACTCATTCAATTTTCGAAGCTCTCCCAACTCAATGAGGATCTTTTCGTAACGGTCTCTTTCGATCGTCACCACATTCGTTTTTCCATTTGCCTCCTGTCCCGCCATTGATTTTCCTCCATTGAGTATAGCGACAGGGAAAGGGTCGTGATGGATGGTTGAGCGCCCTCTTCGGTGTCTCTTTTCTTTTCCTGCTTGACCTGTCCCTCAAAGTCCTGCAAGGATACAATATGAAAAGTAGGACATTCTTCGGTTCGCACTTTCCAGTCCCTGCGGAACTTTGCCACGCTCGGATGCCGTCCCGGCGATTTCCTTGTT
This region of Desulforhabdus amnigena genomic DNA includes:
- the thiC gene encoding phosphomethylpyrimidine synthase ThiC; this encodes MPTQLDYAKDGVVTEEMKQAVIGEPITAEELRERIAQGHAVLPKNINHSFPILRAIGRGLKTKVNANLGSSGECYMMDLEDAKLKAALKAKTDSIMDLSTGGNLGGLRQYFLEHSTVMVGAVPIYALATEMVCNHQPLDKMDGDQLLKSIEKQCREGLDYITVHCGVTLASVKKLESFERIMPCVSRGGSIHMHWMRANRKENPLYENFDDLLEIAHKYDVTLSLGDGFRPGTIMDATDGAQLEELMILGELAKRARARGVQTMIEGPGHVPFHQIQANMQLQKKLCDGAPFYILGPLPTDIAAGYDHITAAIGGALAGSAGADFICYVTPAEHLGLPNADDVYQGVMASRIAAHVADIAKGLPGAMDADRRISEARQKLDWEGVIRESLDPDLVRERIQITEDREACSMCGKLCAVKISRLI
- a CDS encoding PIG-L deacetylase family protein → MVFSPHPDDETIGAGGLIQRVLGAGGKVRIVFMTSGDGYLEGVERENHVTHPTAKDFRSYGREREEEARKALAILGVKKEDLSFLGFPDGGLCQLLLAFRSDPTVYTSPFTKENRPPSSEIIVPHTDYDGEDLKKEIKRLLIEFRPTLVALTPPEDMHPDHCSTYHFFFDSLKELQKKNPSIKPEVLAFLIHFGSWPSGKETGDGSFPPPPKDFPDKQANWVSFSLLPREVEAKREAILQYHTQEVVLGKFLLEFAKTNELFILEETTSSQRSRLLTDCAK
- a CDS encoding IS4 family transposase, which gives rise to MIPVENMDIKLDDATLLLKAKETGFMKRIRKFNPFDFIKALCLMTLYSTVSLEVFATILGFVAGSCISKQSLWERITPKCVAFVRSVLMSLMFRASSLEPLTAKGAFSRFKRVLLQDSTTINLPESLVRFFPGSGNQTGKVQAIMKIQVIHDLLSQTCLHFGLSGFRRNDQKASADILNFARPGDLVIRDLGYFVLNIFRLFTRQGIYFLTPYQHNVNYYTEDGERLDLLKLLKKHPIVDTMIVAGATERLPVRLVASPVPANIAQIRRRKLLKKDRRSNPTKEQLELLGWDIFLSNVGEDIWDSLTACRIYGIRWRIEILFKAWKSHFHLNSLPQKGSKSYIELLVYSRLVFITLFQSFFAEFSAYAYATEGKHLSLLKFAQFIQEHIWALILLFHSSQMPNLFLEQLLRHCAYESRHERKNYHEKLSNFLT